The following proteins are encoded in a genomic region of Panthera leo isolate Ple1 chromosome F2, P.leo_Ple1_pat1.1, whole genome shotgun sequence:
- the RPS20 gene encoding 40S ribosomal protein S20, producing the protein MAFKDTGKTPVEPEVAIHRIRITLTSRNVKSLEKVCADLIRGAKEKNLKVKGPVRMPTKTLRITTRKTPCGEGSKTWDRFQMRIHKRLIDLHSPSEIVKQITSISIEPGVEVEVTIADA; encoded by the exons ATG GCTTTTAAAGACACCGGGAAGACCCCCGTGGAACCGGAGGTGGCGATTCACCGAATTAGAATCACTCTAACCAGCCGCAACGTAAAATCTTTGGAGAAGG TGTGTGCCGACTTGATCAGAGGCGCCAAGGAAAAGAATCTCAAAGTGAAAGGACCGGTTCGGATGCCCACGAAG ACTCTGAGAATCACTACAAGAAAAACTCCTTGTGGTGAAGGTTCTAAGACTTGGGATCGTTTTCAGATGAGGATCCACAAGCGGCTCATTGATTTGCACAGTCCGTCTGAGATTGTTAAACAGATTACTTCCATCAGTATCGAGCCAGGAGTTGAGGTGGAAGTCACCATTGCAGATGCTTAA